The Hordeum vulgare subsp. vulgare chromosome 4H, MorexV3_pseudomolecules_assembly, whole genome shotgun sequence genomic interval AACTAGACGTGTATAATTTCCACGCCGTATATATGGACGTGTATATGAAGATATACACGTTCAAATAtacaccatccactagagatgctctaataaaGCACAGGTGTGCTCCCGTCGTTGCGGCGCTTTTACAAATAAGTCTTTGTGCTTTATGGAAATAAATCACAATACAAAAATAAGTAAGAACAAATGATTCTTTTTTATAAAAAGGACCCTGGCAGCATCACTCCGACGCGCCTccgccccttctccttctcccccgtcCAGAGCAGGGAAGAGAGCGCGCCCCCGCCCCACGGATCCATCGGCGTCGGGGTCTCTCGCGCGCTGGCGGGTCGGCTTCGAGCGGGCTCTGCTTTAAGCAGGGTCAACGGCCGGGGAGAGGTCGGGTAAAGCACTCTCGTCAACAAGCAATGAGAGAGATGGAGCGAGAGAAAATAGACTGAGCGAGCTCATTGATGTGTAGCACGGGATTTGTCATGGTGGTGTGAGGTAGCAGGAAGAGGAATGGAGATGATGTGTGGTGGCTGTGCAGGGGGATCTGCCATGATGGTGTGAGGtagcaggaggaggagatgatGTGTGGATAAGGAGCTTCCAGTGCGGCTCATTGAGGATTTGGTGACTGTTGCTTCTTTCTTTATCAATCGTTGTTGCTGGATGCACCGATTAAAAAAACAATGCTCATCCATTGAATTTATGTGCGACTGTTCATGGCGTTtgaaaaaaaaaaggaatattCTTCCAAAAATGTTTATCTGTTAGGTGTCTTTTGGGTTCATTGTGATTATTTGACTGCACCGCCTTACATTTTGATGGCAACATTTTAAGTTAATAAAAACATCTATAACTATGAATCGCAAATGTGACTCCTCAGATGTTGGTGGACGCGTCGGCGGTATTGACTGGACACGCCTCAAATTAGCACCACTATGGCCGAACATCTCATATTAAATTTTTATATCCATACAAAAGCATGTAAAATAAAAAAACCTACATACTACATAGCTACTCCTCATCAAATATGTCGACTATCTTCGTGCCCTCCCGCGGATACATGCGCGGCAGTTGCAGCTCTGTTTCCTTCGGTTGCTCCGCTCTGACCTCCTTCGTCACTCGATTTGGCTTCGGACGATGAGCCGGAGCATCGCCATGTGGCATTCATACCGCAGCGACGGACAAGACGTCCGTCAGACCGCCTGGTTTCCGGATGAGTACGTGTGGGACTCCATCGTCAGGTCGCGTCATACTCCGAATAACAATAACATTATAAACTATAACCAATGTTTATCAGAACCGGATATAAGAAACTGACACACGGAACAAGTTTTACGATATTTTTAACCCGTTGCAACGCTACATGCATTTGTACTAGTAAAAACATAAGCCAATAAAAGGTGGTGTAATTAAAACAATTTTTAAGAAATGATGCCAAAAAAAATGAAACGGTTGGACCAAAGACCAAAGCACTCCGCCTGGCAGCAAAAGGAACGCTATTCTTTTTTGACTTCACTAGGGAGCGGCGCCGCACATTCATGACATAAGTTTTCCCGTGCGGTGCTTCCTTCCATCCATTTCTTACATGCATGCAACATTACACAAGCATGACATCATTAAATATTCTTCTCATTTTGCatttaaaaatatttatctttcaaACTTTTATCTCAATTAATGATCCGCTTTCATCACTGACTTttcgcgacgagatcttcaaaactagatcccatgtcaatatgtttcgataacttttattttcgtCGATACTTACCAGATTACTATCTCTTATTTGTCGCATTATTTATCGCATTATTTGTCATATAGTTCTCACATTAAATCAACTTGGTTATCAGGATTATGAATGTCGATATACCCCACTAAAAAACTTGATTCATTGTACTTGTGCTAGTTCATCCATTTACTTGCTTATTTTAGTGCTTCAATACCCATTTTTTAGCTTCACATAACATTGAATGCTtaataaatataaatattttgtcccgataactatgtataatttttgtgacAACTATATACTCATAAGATGACAACTATGATGACATAAATATGGCAACTAGGAACGGCGAAAAATTTATTGAAACATGTCAACATGAGATCTTATTTTGAGGGTCTCGTCGAGACAAACCTAACGGTGAAGGCGAATCTTGAATCAAATTATTAACCTGTGAGATAAATCATTTTTTAAGTTCAAAAAAGCACTTAATGCGATGATGTAAGCATGAGGTAGAAGATTCTTGTATATGCATGAAGCTATGCGAGCAGTTGCATGAAAAAGCTGTGGTGCGGCGCCTTTCTTTAGATTTTCCCTTCTTTTTTGAAGTAGTAGAGAATCAGACTCTAatcctttttttgaacttatcagACTCTCTATACTTGCAACTTATAACATGGATGAAAGTTAAGTTACATACGACTACATGCCTAGTTTTGCAATATAGATTTTCTTTAAAAAAACTACAGTAATCTAAAATCTCGGTATATGAATGCATGGGCAATGAATACCTCTGTTTCTAAAAGTCACGACTTTTTTTTTCACTTCGGTTTAGAAAGAAGAGGTAGAGGTCTCTTTCTCAAATAATACACGGGAAAACGGCATTCAGAATATTACAGTTTATAAAAGTAGCTAACAATCTTGCATCTTGAGAAGATTTACGGCGTTGTCAATTTGATACCATCTTGAGAAGATTTACCTTGTTGTCACCCACTCTCACGACTTTCTATCAACATTGCATAGATGCTGCCTAAATTTTGGTTATTCAGGAATCTGAGCAATGTATTGTGTCCACATGTTTGTAGTCATTTTACATCGGTCGCAGATCTATGTTGTCATCCTTGTTTTTTATGGTGTCACCCTCATTTTTTCACCCAGAAAAAGTGTCACGTCCTTTTGTCTTAACTTCTCAGAACATCGAGATTTTTGATCGGTTGCTTTACAACATTGCATTGATGCTGCCTAATTTTTTGTTGTTCCGGAATCTGAGCTATGTCATGTGTCCATATGATTGTGGCCACTTTGCATCGGTTGCAAGCCTATGGTGCCACTCTCGTTTCTCTGCCCAAAGGACGTATCGTGTCCTCATGTCTTAACTTCTCAAAGTGTCAAGACCATTGCTCGGTAGCTTTCCATCAACATTGCATTGTTGCTGCCTAAATTCGGGATCGGGTAGGGATGATAATGGGTATCCATTACCCACGTACCCTACGGGTAAAAAACCTATTAGGGTAAGGGTACGAGACAAAAATTTACCCATGTGTATATAAATAGGAAAATCTGAGACCCGTTGGGTAGAGCGGGTATGGGTATGGAatcatataacccatacccaTATACCCATGTACCCATATAAAATCTATGTAAACTCAAAATTATCTCTATAATCTACACgatgtcaataatttatgaattgaaagtgtatgtctatgtgttgttgtttatgactatatgatgttattttataagtatgtgttgtagttataatctattTTTGTAAACTATATGATACAATGCAGTTTATAACTATAAAATTTCTAAACTGATGTTTTGCAAATATGGGTAATTTTACCCGCGGGTACCCGTCTGCCCTGTCGGGTAACGGGTATGGGGAAAAAAAATCCCTGTTGACGGGTATGGGTAAGGGTAATGGGTAATATCATACGGGGCGGGTAAGGGTATGAGGAGGCTCCACCCGTCCAATACCCTCCGGATGTCATCCCTAGATCGGGTTGGTTTAGTTTTCTGGTGTATTCGTCCGGCTAGCTTTCATTGTCTTCGGAGTTTCTACATACCATTACCTGAGTTTTCTTTTCCAGGGTGGCGATATGCTTCTAGAATCACGGTGCCAAACTCTGTACCGATGAGTAATTGGCTGCTACTTCTACAAGCTCCTTGGAATATAAAGTTTGCTCCGTCAAGGAGGAGGCCCAGAGGTGGCAGTGAGCTATGCACATTGTGCACCGTCGGTGGATTCAGGAGAAAGAAGACTTCTTCATCCCACAGGATTCGAATGTATTTTTTTTATATGGATGTATTTGTTAGGACGAGTGATGTTTAATATATCACTTTAGGCCCTTTAAAAAATTGATTTTCAATTCTTAAATTCTATATGGGGGCTCCTATGTGTTGCATTTTGCATCAAATGGTTGCGCGACGCACAACGAGGCAACGAAGTTGCCCAGACTAAAATTGGGAGCACACCATGCAAAATTCCAAAATATCATGCACTCGCTTGAGTTCGAACACATGACCTCACCTACGAGCAAGCTGCTAACAAGCGGGGCTGAACATATTTGCTGACTAATAGGTAGCGCGGGGTGCATTCGATCAAACCTTTTATGAAAATTTAGATGCCATTTTTTCTTTAGAaagtgaatattttttgaaacacaGAAGTTTCAAAATTATTGAACAAAATTTTTGAAACGTCTACTTGAAGTTTCAAAATTATTGAACCAAAATTTTGAAACGTCTACTTTTTTTATCGAGCATAATTTCAAAAATGGGCATGTTTTCTGAAATTCTGATATATTTTTGAATATGTGATACATTTTGTAAATTAATGGTGAATAATAAATGAAAACtctaatatttttaaaattttgaaatcACAAACTATTCGTGAATCtatgaacattttttggaaaaaGTCAATGGTTTCTgagttattattttgaaaagatATAAACGTTTTTCAAAAATACTAACATTTTTTAGATTTCCTCAACAATTTCGAAAACAAGAACATTTTGAAATTTGCGAACCAAAAAATGAAAATGGAACACTTGTTAAACGTGAATATATTTTGAATCTGTATGTTTTTTTGATAAATGGGAACTATTTTTTAATTTATGAATAAAAATTGAAAaaggaaacattttttaaaactccAAAGAATTTTCAGAACCAAAAAACAGTTTCTGAAATTTCATATTATTTGAATTTCTCTAACATATTTTAAAATTAAAATCAaacaagaaacaaagaaaaaaagtactccctctgtcctaaaataagtgtcttgagcttagtacaattttatactagagtagtacaaagttgagacaattattttgagacagagggagtattaaacTAAAAAAAACCTGGTTTAGAGATCTTTTAGAAGGTTCCCAAAGTTGATAAAACCGGCTGGGAAGAAAGTTTCCAAAACGGGAACTGTGCGGCTACACGTATAATGGAAGATGGGCCAACCGAATTGATAACATGTTTGTGCGATTGGTCGACCCTCTAACACAAAAAAACGTCAAATAGGGTCTTTCCATTCTATAAAAAATGTTACTGATGTATAGAAAAATATACAATGTATACAAATAATATATACATGTggtcaaaaaaagaaaaagaaagtatTGAAAAACTGTAGAAACTTGGTGAAAACTAAAAGAATGAAAACCCAAAGAAAACAGTGAAAAACCCCGATAAAAatcagagagagagaaaaaaaaactcACGCCGCTGCTACAAAACTGGATCGGCTGTGTTGCGCCATGAGACGAGCTAGAGCTACGTGTCATAACATGCGAGAAATAGCCCTATCGTGTCATAATAGACGAGAAATAACGTGCTACTTGTAAGCTTTTTTTTTAGCATAATATTCCCTccaataaaaaatataaaagcgtatacgtagatcactagcaatgatctactccctccgtttctaaatataagtcttttaagagatttcactaggtgactacatacgaagcaaaatgagtgaatatatactctaaagtatgtctacatacatccgtatatagttctttagtagaatctctagaaagacttatatttaggaacgaagggagtaataaACACTCTTGTATTTCTTTACAGAGGTAGGAATTTACTTCTTGCAAGCCCGCATATATACAAGTGACCAAAGTATACCAATCGATACAAGGACTGAAATTAAGCCCAGCCCATGTAGACGGATTTGTACAATAAGGCCCAACCTGATGAAGCCCATCTCCTGCATACTGCAGTCCCCCAAGAAAAATATCTCCCCGTCGCTCGCATCCAACGACCTCTCTCTGTTCGCTACCGAGCCCCCTTCGCCTATCTGCAGCTGTACATCCACACAAGACGAGCCCCCAAACCCAAAACCCTACCACGCCTCCGCGCCCATGGCCCCTCCCTCGCCgcgcccctccgccgccgctccctccggagcGCCGGTCGACGCGCTCTTCCTCCAGAACCTGATGAGCCGCGTCCAGCTCCGCCCGCCCTTCCTGGACACCAACTCCTTCCTCACCCAGGACCTCGACGACTTCCTCCTCAACGAGATCGCCGCGCTCTCCGCCGCGGCGGGCGAgtccgacgacgatgacgacgaccaagaAGAAGGGGAGGACGGCGGCCTCTCCGATGGGGAGGGCTCCGCGGAGGCCAGGCGGCGCCGGATGCTCTCGCGGGAGGAGACCAAGCTGGAGAAGGAGATCGTCAGGATGGTGCTCGCCGGCGACGGGGACGCCCTCAAGCCCAACTCGGGCCAGTCCGTCGCCGTCGGCGACCACCACGTCTGCGTCGGCTTCCACGACGAGGCCGGCGGGGAGTACCGCGTGTGGGAGTGGCACGGCCACGTCATGCTCTTTGACGACGAGGACGGCTACTCCGCCGAGTACATCTACGGGAACCACTTCGAGCCGCTCGCTGCCGCCACTGCCAGGGCCAagcagaaggacaaggagaagagaGAGAAAGACCTCACCTCGGGCCTCCGGGATTTGATTGTGGGTGATGGGGACGGTGGCAATGGCTTGAGTTTGAATGGCAATGGCGGAGGCCCCAGGGTGGTCCGCAGGAACGTCGTAAGTGCCCCTGCAGCAGCGCCTGCAAGGTAATCCTTTCTAGCAGTTTGCACCGGGGGCTGCTATGCTCGGAGTGAATGCATCAATACCAGGGGCAGA includes:
- the LOC123450623 gene encoding uncharacterized protein LOC123450623, which encodes MKPISCILQSPKKNISPSLASNDLSLFATEPPSPICSCTSTQDEPPNPKPYHASAPMAPPSPRPSAAAPSGAPVDALFLQNLMSRVQLRPPFLDTNSFLTQDLDDFLLNEIAALSAAAGESDDDDDDQEEGEDGGLSDGEGSAEARRRRMLSREETKLEKEIVRMVLAGDGDALKPNSGQSVAVGDHHVCVGFHDEAGGEYRVWEWHGHVMLFDDEDGYSAEYIYGNHFEPLAAATARAKQKDKEKREKDLTSGLRDLIVGDGDGGNGLSLNGNGGGPRVVRRNVVSAPAAAPAR